The Lycium barbarum isolate Lr01 chromosome 9, ASM1917538v2, whole genome shotgun sequence genome has a segment encoding these proteins:
- the LOC132610943 gene encoding ribosome-recycling factor, chloroplastic, translated as MTIALSPSTPVVRSQLTRQPIPIFCLQGNFRTCGNVVCWAASANYVSLRVGARRFQPLVKLSSGKRRGVVRCATIEEIEAEKSSIEKDVKERMEKTVENVRSNFNSIRTGRASPAMLDKIEVDYYGTPVSLKSIAQVSTPDASSLLVQPYDKSSLKAIEKAIVSSDVGMTPNNDGEVIRLAVPQLTSDRRKELSKIVSKQAEEGKVAIRNIRRDALKAYEKLEKEKKLSEDNVKDLSGDLQKVTDEYMKKIDTVFKQKEKELLTI; from the exons ATGACGATAGCTTTATCGCCTTCAACTCCAGTAGTACGTTCGCAACTCACCCGCCAACCTATTCCTATCTTTTGCCTTCAAG GCAATTTTCGTACTTGTGGTAATGTGGTATGTTGGGCGGCGTCTGCGAATTATGTGAGCTTACGTGTCGGAGCAAGGAGATTTCAACCTCTTGTTAAACTATCTTCGGGAAAAAG AAGAGGAGTTGTGAGGTGTGCAACCATTGAAGAAATAGAAGCTGAAAAATCTTCGATTGAGAAAGATGTG AAAGAAAGGATGGAAAAGACAGTTGAAAATGTTAGGTCAAATTTCAACTCTATAAGGACGGGAAGAGCTAGCCCAGCAATGCTAGATAAAATTGAG GTGGATTATTATGGCACTCCAGTCAGCTTGAAAAGCATAGCGCAAGTTAGCACTCCTGATGCAAGTTCTCTCTTGGTGCAGCCCTATGACAAATCCAG TTTAAAGGCTATAGAGAAGGCTATTGTCAGCTCTGATGTTGGTATGACACCAAATAATGATGGAGAAGTAATAAGATTGGCTGTACCCCAGTTGACATCAGACAGGAGGAAG GAGCTATCCAAAATTGTTTCTAAACAGGCAGAGGAaggaaag GTAGCTATAAGGAATATAAGAAGAGATGCCTTAAAAGCTTATGAAAAACTTGAGAAG GAGAAAAAGCTTTCTGAAGACAATGTGAAGGACCTATCTGGTGATCTACAG AAAGTGACAGATGAATATATGAAGAAGATTGATACtgtcttcaagcagaaggagaaG GAACTGCTGACAATTTGA